The Rhodoflexus caldus genome has a window encoding:
- a CDS encoding RDD family protein yields MEFQLATPGQRFLAALIDGLVVTVAVLAASAINSSLGTVVNLLGLGYQLTKDAIPQLGGQSIGKKAMKIKVVKEDTGEMITGDWGTSIIRYVSLLIPFFNIIDALMVFSGDRRRFGDKWAKTVVVQE; encoded by the coding sequence ATGGAATTCCAATTAGCTACTCCCGGGCAGCGCTTTCTGGCAGCCCTGATTGATGGACTTGTTGTTACTGTTGCCGTACTGGCGGCAAGTGCTATCAATTCAAGCTTAGGCACAGTAGTAAACCTGCTGGGGCTTGGTTATCAACTCACCAAGGATGCCATCCCGCAACTTGGCGGGCAAAGCATCGGCAAAAAAGCCATGAAAATTAAGGTCGTAAAAGAAGATACGGGCGAAATGATTACCGGCGACTGGGGAACAAGCATCATTCGCTATGTTTCTCTGTTGATTCCGTTTTTTAACATCATAGATGCACTCATGGTATTTTCAGGTGACCGCCGCCGCTTTGGCGACAAGTGGGCAAAAACCGTAGTCGTGCAAGAGTAA
- a CDS encoding neutral/alkaline non-lysosomal ceramidase N-terminal domain-containing protein, with protein MGLFAPIDNRHYAEQDFYQADLQAIDEADWSVARSAGGIRVGWARAAIVPTSPTPMAGYGISRGDFQAVHDSVYVNAVVLQNGSEQYAIVSVDLLVFPPAVADYLHENVQQQTGIAFEKLFLTATHTHSSIGGWADRLAGRLMAGGYRREIVEMIARKIMDALKQAQSTARPLAGIGFGKTDAPELMSNRLSKKQRATIDGYLRCIRWVRNDGSNALLAAYQAHAICVHPRLHDLSRDYPGYFTDSLEQSGKSDFALFGSGMVASHVPNYNWGLDSYDLARDLGKKLAARSISLLDSVATDTLQTIAAWQIPISVGEPQLRITDAIIVRPAVFKWLFGEQRLYLSVLRLGKILLIGVPCDISGEFATELMEKAAAKNLDLVVMSFNGGYIGYITPDEYYEQYAPEVREMNWVGPHKGSLFKELISRIIEKQRKG; from the coding sequence GTGGGTTTATTTGCCCCTATTGATAACCGCCATTATGCCGAGCAAGATTTTTATCAGGCCGATTTGCAGGCAATAGATGAGGCAGACTGGTCAGTCGCACGGTCGGCAGGTGGTATCCGCGTAGGCTGGGCAAGAGCAGCCATCGTTCCGACAAGTCCTACACCAATGGCAGGTTATGGCATCAGCCGTGGCGATTTTCAAGCCGTACACGATTCTGTTTATGTGAATGCAGTGGTGCTGCAAAACGGTTCGGAGCAGTACGCCATCGTCAGTGTCGATTTGTTGGTGTTCCCTCCTGCGGTTGCTGACTATCTGCACGAAAATGTACAGCAGCAGACGGGCATAGCCTTTGAAAAATTATTTCTAACGGCTACTCACACGCACAGCAGTATAGGCGGTTGGGCAGATAGACTGGCCGGTAGGTTGATGGCAGGGGGCTATCGTCGGGAAATCGTAGAAATGATTGCCCGAAAAATCATGGATGCATTAAAGCAGGCGCAAAGTACCGCACGACCTTTGGCGGGTATCGGATTTGGCAAAACCGATGCGCCCGAACTGATGAGTAATCGCCTGTCCAAAAAGCAGCGGGCAACCATAGACGGATATTTGCGCTGCATCCGCTGGGTGCGCAACGACGGCAGCAATGCCCTTTTAGCAGCTTATCAGGCACATGCCATTTGCGTACATCCGCGCCTGCACGACCTCAGCCGTGATTATCCGGGGTATTTTACCGATTCATTGGAGCAAAGCGGTAAATCAGATTTTGCCCTGTTCGGTTCGGGCATGGTTGCCAGCCACGTTCCGAACTACAACTGGGGCTTAGACAGCTACGACCTTGCCCGCGATTTAGGTAAAAAACTTGCTGCACGTTCAATTTCGCTGTTAGATAGCGTGGCAACAGATACTTTGCAAACAATAGCGGCGTGGCAAATTCCCATTTCAGTAGGTGAGCCTCAACTGCGAATTACAGACGCGATTATTGTGCGCCCTGCTGTTTTTAAATGGCTTTTTGGTGAGCAGCGATTGTATTTGTCTGTGCTGCGGCTGGGAAAGATATTATTGATTGGCGTTCCATGCGATATTTCGGGGGAGTTTGCCACCGAGTTGATGGAAAAGGCTGCGGCTAAAAATCTGGATTTGGTAGTAATGAGTTTCAATGGGGGATATATTGGCTACATCACCCCCGATGAATACTACGAACAGTACGCCCCCGAAGTGAGGGAGATGAATTGGGTAGGGCCTCACAAAGGAAGTCTTTTTAAAGAACTTATCAGTCGCATCATTGAAAAGCAGCGTAAAGGTTAG